The Coffea arabica cultivar ET-39 chromosome 8e, Coffea Arabica ET-39 HiFi, whole genome shotgun sequence genome window below encodes:
- the LOC113723255 gene encoding ACT domain-containing protein ACR8-like — translation MEWPSYLDEYQKLVIRMNTPRAMIDNAGCSNATRVTIDSARRHGILLEAVQVLTDLNLSIKKAYISSDGQWFMDVFHVTDLNGNKLTDESVINYIEQSLGTIHYTSSRSIEGLTALELTGTDRVGLLSEVFAVLADLQCNVVESKVWTHNGRIASLIHVKDCDSGSQIEDCRKINRIEARLRNVLKGDNDIKSAKTSISMSVTHTERRLHQMMFADRDYERKPIISKSNDSLVVLVQNCLERGYSVVNVQCKDRMKLLFDVVCTLTDMQYVVFHATINTAADRACMEFFIKHTDGTPISSEAEKQRVILCLQASIERRASQGVRLELCTSDRAGLLADVTRTFRENGLNVTRAEISTTGDTALNVFYVTDAAGNAADSKIIEGVRQKIGLNDLKVKELPLIYHQKAEEKDEPTVGVGGAMLSLGSLVMRNLYNLGLIRSYS, via the exons ATGGAGTGGCCTTCTTATTTAGATGAATATCAAAAGCTTGTGATTCGTATGAATACTCCTAG GGCCATGATTGACAATGCCGGCTGTTCTAATGCAACACGCGTTACG ATTGACAGCGCTCGAAGACACGGCATTCTTCTGGAAGCAGTACAAGTTTTGACCGATCTGAATCTTTCAATTAAGAAAGCCTACATTTCTTCCGATGGTCAGTGGTTCATGGACG TTTTTCATGTGACTGATTTAAACGGCAACAAATTAACCGACGAAAGCGTCATCAATTACATTGAACAG TCACTCGGGACAATTCATTATACGAGTTCAAGATCCATTGAGGGCTTAACTGCACTGGAATTAACCGGAACTGACCGAGTTGGGCTATTATCTGAGGTTTTCGCGGTGCTAGCTGATTTGCAGTGCAATGTGGTGGAATCTAAGGTGTGGACGCATAATGGACGAATTGCGTCACTAATTCACGTTAAAGACTGTGATTCGGGGTCCCAAATTGAGGATTGTCGGAAAATCAATCGGATAGAAGCCCGGTTAAGGAATGTTTTGAAGGGTGATAATGATATCAAGAGTGCCAAAACATCGATTTCCATGTCTGTTACTCATACAGAGAGGAGGCTTCATCAAATGATGTTTGCTGATCGTGATTACGAGAGGAAGCCGATAATTAGCAAAAGCAATGATTCTCTGGTGGTTTTAGTTCAGAATTGTTTGGAGAGGGGATACTCTGTTGTAAATGTTCAGTGCAAGGATCGGATGAAGCTTCTGTTCGACGTTGTTTGCACCTTGACAGACATGCAATATGTTGTGTTTCATGCCACCATTAACACTGCTGCAGACAGGGCGTGcatg GAATTCTTTATTAAGCACACTGATGGAACCCCCATTAGTTCAGAAGCTGAAAAGCAACGAGTGATTCTCTGTTTACAAGCGTCAATTGAAAGAAGGGCGTCTCAG GGTGTAAGGTTAGAGCTGTGTACAAGCGACAGGGCAGGCCTATTGGCCGATGTAACACGAACCTTCCGAGAAAACGGTCTTAACGTGACAAGAGCTGAGATCTCCACAACAGGGGACACTGCCCTGAACGTATTCTACGTAACAGATGCAGCTGGGAATGCTGCCGATTCCAAGATTATCGAGGGGGTTCGACAAAAAATCGGATTGAATGACTTGAAAGTGAAGGAACTGCCGCTGATCTATCATCAGAAGGCCGAGGAAAAGGATGAGCCCACCGTTGGTGTAGGTGGGGCCATGTTATCACTGGGGAGCTTAGTTATGAGGAATCTATACAATTTGGGGTTGATCAGATCATATTCTTGA